One genomic region from Spirulina subsalsa PCC 9445 encodes:
- a CDS encoding SWIM zinc finger family protein, whose product MTNYQIESREWWVERWLELLDSYRFKKRLERARKYSMEGNVLSIEFKGAKVLAKVQGSEVDPYQVSLSLTPFSNEDWSYVIETMSEKAIYAAQLLAGEMPANIEEVFTANGLSLFPFTLSDIHSRCTCPDPANPCKHIGAVYYELGDRFSEDPFVLFQLRGRTKGQILDALRQVRARSVKDSGKRNNKENGKGSKKKAPKPKNTQTALNPELFWEYEEPLDSSLVAIPSGRSANASTPESKGILELLGNPPLPSHDAAMVRQALEQAYPIASQRAIATALNRETSSS is encoded by the coding sequence ATGACAAATTATCAAATTGAAAGCCGAGAATGGTGGGTGGAGCGCTGGTTAGAGTTACTGGACTCCTACCGTTTTAAAAAGCGTTTAGAACGGGCGCGCAAGTATTCTATGGAAGGGAATGTCTTGTCCATTGAGTTTAAGGGGGCGAAGGTCTTGGCTAAGGTGCAGGGGAGCGAGGTAGATCCCTATCAGGTGTCTCTCTCCTTAACGCCTTTTTCTAATGAGGACTGGAGTTATGTGATTGAAACCATGTCGGAAAAGGCCATCTATGCGGCGCAGTTGTTGGCGGGGGAAATGCCAGCCAATATTGAGGAAGTATTTACCGCCAATGGTTTAAGTTTGTTTCCCTTCACCTTGTCGGATATTCATTCCCGTTGTACTTGTCCCGATCCAGCGAACCCCTGTAAGCATATTGGGGCCGTGTACTATGAGTTAGGCGATCGCTTTAGTGAAGATCCCTTTGTCCTCTTCCAGTTGCGGGGACGTACCAAGGGGCAGATTTTAGACGCTTTGCGTCAAGTGCGGGCAAGATCGGTTAAGGATAGTGGCAAGCGCAACAATAAGGAAAATGGCAAGGGCTCCAAGAAGAAAGCCCCGAAACCGAAAAACACTCAAACCGCCCTCAATCCCGAACTATTCTGGGAGTACGAGGAACCCTTAGATTCTTCCTTAGTGGCGATCCCTTCGGGACGCTCCGCGAACGCATCGACTCCCGAAAGTAAGGGCATCTTAGAACTACTGGGCAATCCTCCCCTCCCCTCCCATGATGCCGCTATGGTGCGTCAAGCCCTCGAACAAGCCTATCCCATCGCCAGTCAACGAGCGATCGCTACCGCACTTAATCGAGAAACCTCCAGCAGTTAA
- a CDS encoding potassium channel family protein has product MKPRIIVCGLGRTGYRIFNLLRQQGADVVGVSDRPIPGETMNHIIIGDLRSASTLITAGIREAHTLVLAGNDDALNLAILTQAKVINHKIRIINRLLNHTLGERLDQTVVDHVSMSVAELAAPIFTFAALGNKAIGQLRLFNQTWPIHEEIIHENHPWLGRSLSDLWESRSRMLIYFLPTRDEVDLVSAVMEGKPLEVGDHLIVGTQPTVRNSRRSWVKQWLKAIANLRKFQEYGRPVALVTLALLLTIFLATLTYVSINFQVSIVDALYFSVGMITGAGGKEEVAENAPDSIKIFTSVMMIVGAGVIGICYALINDFILGSRLRQFWAVTQVPSGNHYVVCGLGGIGVRIVQQLLNQGHDVVVIERDANNRYLHTARSLGVPVIIEDASISNSLREANVHKARALLAVTSDDMVNVEIALCAKAISPRIAVVVRNHDVQFSVSVQQVFEFESVLCPTELATPSFAAAALGGRILGNGITDDLLWVALATLITAHHPFYGKTVQEAAVHADFVPLYLESQGQTIHGWGLLETPLQENDVLYLTMPATELEQLWRSDVPSPASELIMG; this is encoded by the coding sequence ATGAAACCGCGCATTATTGTTTGTGGCCTCGGTCGTACAGGATACCGGATTTTTAATCTGCTTCGACAACAGGGAGCGGATGTGGTGGGTGTGAGCGATCGCCCCATTCCGGGAGAAACCATGAATCATATTATTATCGGGGATTTGCGCTCCGCTTCGACCCTGATCACCGCCGGGATTCGAGAAGCCCATACTCTTGTACTGGCTGGAAATGATGATGCTTTAAATTTGGCCATTTTGACCCAAGCGAAAGTAATTAATCACAAGATTCGCATTATTAACCGTTTATTGAATCATACCCTTGGGGAACGGTTGGATCAGACCGTAGTGGATCATGTGAGCATGAGTGTAGCGGAATTAGCCGCGCCGATTTTTACCTTTGCGGCCTTGGGGAATAAAGCCATTGGACAGTTACGGCTGTTTAACCAAACTTGGCCGATCCATGAAGAAATTATCCATGAAAATCACCCTTGGTTAGGGCGCAGCTTAAGTGATCTCTGGGAAAGTCGCTCTCGGATGTTGATCTATTTTCTCCCGACTCGGGATGAAGTGGATTTAGTCTCAGCCGTGATGGAAGGAAAACCCCTAGAAGTAGGAGATCATTTAATTGTGGGAACTCAGCCAACTGTGCGCAATAGTCGCCGTTCTTGGGTGAAACAATGGCTCAAGGCGATCGCCAATCTCCGCAAATTCCAAGAATATGGCCGCCCCGTCGCCCTTGTCACCCTGGCCCTCCTCTTAACGATTTTCTTGGCCACCTTGACCTATGTCAGTATTAACTTTCAGGTGTCTATTGTCGATGCTCTATACTTCTCCGTAGGCATGATTACCGGAGCCGGGGGTAAGGAAGAAGTGGCCGAAAATGCCCCCGACAGCATCAAGATTTTCACCTCCGTCATGATGATTGTCGGGGCCGGGGTGATTGGTATTTGTTACGCCTTGATCAATGATTTTATTCTCGGCTCCCGTTTACGGCAATTTTGGGCAGTGACCCAAGTTCCCTCGGGCAATCACTACGTTGTTTGTGGTTTAGGAGGAATCGGGGTGCGCATTGTTCAACAACTGCTTAATCAAGGCCATGATGTGGTAGTCATTGAACGGGATGCCAACAATCGTTATTTACACACCGCCCGCTCTCTCGGTGTTCCCGTCATTATTGAAGATGCCAGCATTTCCAACAGTTTGAGAGAAGCCAACGTACACAAAGCCCGCGCCCTTTTAGCCGTCACCAGTGATGACATGGTGAATGTGGAAATTGCCCTCTGTGCTAAGGCGATTTCCCCCCGGATTGCCGTAGTGGTGCGCAATCATGATGTACAGTTTTCGGTTTCGGTTCAGCAGGTTTTTGAGTTTGAAAGTGTTCTCTGTCCCACAGAATTGGCTACGCCTTCCTTTGCGGCTGCGGCTTTGGGGGGGCGGATTCTGGGCAATGGCATCACCGATGATTTACTCTGGGTCGCCTTGGCCACGTTGATTACCGCTCATCATCCTTTCTATGGCAAAACGGTTCAAGAGGCGGCCGTTCATGCGGATTTTGTCCCCCTTTACCTGGAATCTCAAGGCCAAACCATTCACGGCTGGGGATTATTGGAAACACCGTTACAGGAAAATGATGTGTTGTATTTAACCATGCCTGCGACGGAATTGGAGCAGTTGTGGCGTTCTGATGTGCCAAGTCCTGCGTCTGAGTTGATTATGGGGTAG
- a CDS encoding peptidoglycan DD-metalloendopeptidase family protein produces the protein MSSYWNASLSALLALPFLLLPSPSLAQESVCPEPVLSRLRRHTVTAQDSLEAIAQQYRILSDVIIYFNPSLRQGRLPVGQELLIPPLNGISITPPRGATWESIAQSYGVRADVLFEMNGCQPPSETVFIPGINWADSNDPTPNYTGLAGFPLPQPLTLGLAYGWRENPETQQSTFHSGLDLLAPLNTPVLAADQGVVVFAGQQGNYGNVVIINHEGNLQTRYAHLGEIFVSTGQRVNTGDTLGTVGNSGRPDIDQPHLHFEVRSQSPIGWVAQDPALHFPSAAQNLLGELGF, from the coding sequence ATGTCATCTTACTGGAATGCCTCTCTCTCTGCTCTCCTTGCTCTACCGTTTCTCTTACTCCCCTCTCCCAGTTTGGCGCAAGAGTCTGTCTGTCCTGAACCAGTTCTCTCCCGGTTGCGTCGCCATACTGTGACGGCTCAAGATAGTTTAGAGGCGATCGCACAACAATACAGAATCCTCTCTGATGTCATTATCTACTTCAACCCCAGCCTCCGTCAGGGACGCTTACCCGTCGGACAAGAACTGCTGATTCCCCCCCTCAACGGCATCTCCATCACCCCCCCCCGCGGAGCCACTTGGGAAAGTATCGCCCAATCCTATGGAGTTCGCGCCGATGTATTATTTGAAATGAACGGCTGTCAACCCCCCAGCGAAACCGTCTTTATCCCCGGCATCAACTGGGCAGACTCCAACGACCCAACCCCCAACTACACCGGACTAGCCGGGTTTCCCCTCCCCCAACCCCTCACCCTCGGTTTAGCCTACGGTTGGCGAGAAAACCCCGAAACCCAACAATCCACCTTTCACAGTGGGCTGGATCTCCTCGCCCCCCTCAATACCCCCGTTTTAGCCGCCGATCAGGGGGTGGTGGTCTTTGCCGGACAACAGGGCAACTATGGAAACGTGGTCATTATTAACCATGAGGGCAATCTACAAACCCGTTACGCCCATCTCGGGGAGATTTTCGTCAGCACCGGGCAACGGGTGAACACCGGGGACACCCTCGGCACCGTAGGCAATAGCGGTCGCCCCGATATTGACCAGCCTCATTTACATTTTGAAGTCCGTTCCCAGTCCCCCATCGGTTGGGTTGCCCAAGATCCCGCCCTCCATTTTCCCTCGGCCGCTCAAAATTTGCTCGGTGAGTTGGGATTTTAG
- a CDS encoding M15 family metallopeptidase gives MGQEKLQIPNWDEIPVAQRENQTVEPKGGGVLWLMVGGIVGLGAIAALGFYLFTLEGSPLVQSQPDKVETPSEVAERQELAVENVLGHLPYQEASPDDLEPITRDGRIRLRRSAAQQYRAMEAAARGDGVILSAISGFRTVEEQQYLFFGVKQQRNQGAAQRAEVSAPPGYSEHHTGYAVDIGDGRAPATNLSVNFENTAAFRWLEQNASRFSFELSFPQDNPQGIAYEPWHWRFVGDIESLETFYRAQNLRRE, from the coding sequence ATGGGACAGGAAAAGTTACAAATTCCCAATTGGGACGAAATTCCCGTAGCCCAACGGGAGAACCAAACGGTAGAACCCAAGGGAGGCGGGGTTCTCTGGCTGATGGTGGGGGGAATAGTCGGTTTAGGTGCGATCGCCGCCCTCGGATTTTACCTCTTCACCCTAGAGGGTTCTCCTTTAGTCCAATCTCAACCCGACAAAGTAGAAACCCCCTCTGAAGTGGCAGAACGTCAAGAATTAGCCGTTGAAAATGTTTTAGGCCATCTGCCTTATCAGGAAGCCTCCCCCGACGATCTCGAACCCATTACCCGGGATGGTCGTATCCGTCTCCGTCGGAGTGCCGCCCAACAGTACCGAGCCATGGAGGCCGCCGCACGAGGGGATGGGGTGATTTTAAGCGCGATTTCCGGCTTTCGCACCGTGGAGGAGCAGCAATATCTCTTTTTTGGCGTGAAGCAGCAACGCAATCAAGGGGCAGCACAACGGGCAGAAGTGAGCGCGCCTCCGGGATATAGTGAACATCACACAGGCTATGCAGTTGATATTGGGGACGGTCGCGCTCCGGCGACAAATTTAAGTGTTAACTTTGAAAATACGGCGGCGTTCCGTTGGTTAGAACAAAATGCCTCTCGTTTTAGTTTTGAGCTATCGTTTCCCCAAGATAACCCCCAAGGCATCGCCTATGAACCTTGGCATTGGCGTTTTGTGGGAGATATTGAGAGTTTAGAAACCTTCTATCGGGCGCAAAATCTCCGGCGGGAGTAG
- a CDS encoding carboxypeptidase regulatory-like domain-containing protein: MINSVKIRLLSLLIALLIPLSASAHEVGMRAAIQVRTRNGNLVTYSDSTLPRNAQVTSITITVRYSTGEAMAHGRISIFAPGDSANPWRTGVLNAQGEYTFSPNLARRGRWTVYVESEGHSNFLTLLL, encoded by the coding sequence ATGATCAACTCTGTTAAGATTCGCCTTTTGTCTCTGTTGATTGCTCTTCTAATCCCCCTAAGCGCCAGCGCCCATGAAGTGGGGATGCGTGCTGCCATTCAAGTCCGTACCCGCAACGGCAATCTCGTCACCTATTCCGACAGCACATTACCTCGGAATGCTCAGGTGACAAGCATTACCATCACCGTGCGCTACAGCACAGGTGAAGCTATGGCTCATGGACGCATTAGCATCTTTGCTCCGGGGGATTCTGCCAATCCTTGGAGAACCGGAGTCCTCAACGCTCAGGGAGAATATACCTTTTCTCCTAACTTAGCGAGACGAGGGCGTTGGACCGTCTACGTGGAATCAGAAGGACACAGTAATTTTCTGACGCTTCTGCTTTGA
- a CDS encoding Rab family GTPase: MNVVSKKICLLGDFCVGKTSLIRRFVDGQFSDQYLSTVGVKISRKVVLLPEGKHHVELLIWDIEGHTSFRHVARSYLQGAKAAIIVADVKRQDTIVNVEKHLDLFFTVNPQGWILVAFNKSDLLSPSQLERLVIQYPFEQAQIVETYVTSAKTGEAVDEMFQCIAEKLA; this comes from the coding sequence ATGAATGTTGTCTCGAAAAAAATTTGTTTGCTGGGAGATTTTTGTGTCGGAAAAACCAGCTTAATTCGTCGTTTTGTGGACGGACAGTTTAGTGATCAGTATTTGTCTACGGTTGGGGTTAAAATCTCGCGCAAAGTGGTACTTTTGCCGGAAGGGAAACACCATGTGGAATTGTTAATCTGGGATATAGAAGGCCATACGTCGTTTCGCCATGTGGCGCGCAGTTATTTACAAGGGGCAAAGGCGGCTATTATTGTGGCGGATGTCAAGCGTCAGGACACAATTGTTAATGTGGAAAAACACTTAGATTTATTTTTTACGGTTAATCCTCAAGGTTGGATTTTAGTGGCTTTTAATAAGTCCGATTTATTGAGTCCATCTCAGTTAGAACGGTTAGTCATACAGTACCCTTTTGAACAGGCGCAAATTGTCGAGACTTACGTTACCTCTGCCAAAACGGGGGAGGCTGTGGATGAGATGTTTCAATGTATTGCCGAGAAGTTAGCTTAA
- a CDS encoding redoxin domain-containing protein gives MVRRHFLKFLCVMGLALLINGVHVIPAWALGGPQPSLNQPAPDFSLPTNTGDGSIALSDYRGQWVVLYFYPKDFTPGCTLEAKRFQQDFPKYQQRNAQILGVSVDDVDSHREFCDSQGLKFPLLADTDGTVSKIYGSWLGYMSLRHTYLIDPDGLLRKVFLGVQPAIHSTEVLASLDELQSGNKQP, from the coding sequence ATGGTACGCCGTCATTTTCTAAAATTCCTTTGTGTTATGGGTTTGGCCTTGTTAATCAACGGGGTTCATGTGATCCCAGCTTGGGCATTAGGGGGGCCGCAACCCAGTTTAAATCAACCTGCCCCAGATTTTAGCTTACCCACCAACACCGGGGATGGGAGCATTGCCCTCTCGGACTATCGAGGGCAGTGGGTAGTATTATATTTTTACCCCAAGGACTTCACCCCGGGTTGTACGTTGGAGGCCAAGCGTTTTCAGCAAGATTTTCCCAAATACCAACAGCGCAACGCCCAAATTTTAGGGGTGAGTGTGGATGATGTAGACTCCCATCGGGAATTCTGCGACTCCCAAGGGTTGAAGTTCCCGCTTTTGGCGGATACGGATGGGACGGTGAGTAAAATCTATGGGTCTTGGTTGGGTTATATGTCTCTACGACACACCTATTTAATTGACCCGGACGGTCTGTTGCGCAAGGTGTTCCTCGGGGTACAACCTGCGATTCATAGCACGGAGGTTTTGGCGAGTTTGGATGAGTTACAGTCAGGGAATAAGCAACCTTAA
- a CDS encoding manganese efflux pump MntP family protein yields MEFSTIGLIALGLSADAFAVSISSGLFIRNIKVNKALKIALFFGGLQMIMPLVGWEIARNFREFFSYFSPWIAFILLSFIGSKMVYEALAKVQEEEKKFNPLDNYTLLILAIATSIDALVAGVSFSLLEVALIPVVTIIGMTTFSLCFCGVLIGHHCGDLFRSKVELIGGLLLIAIGVKILLENIWVVGG; encoded by the coding sequence ATGGAATTCTCAACAATTGGACTAATTGCCCTAGGACTATCGGCGGATGCCTTTGCTGTGTCTATTTCTAGTGGTTTATTTATTCGGAACATTAAAGTTAATAAAGCGCTGAAAATCGCCTTATTTTTCGGTGGACTCCAGATGATAATGCCCTTAGTCGGCTGGGAGATAGCGCGTAATTTTCGGGAATTCTTCAGCTATTTTAGCCCTTGGATTGCTTTTATCCTGTTGTCTTTTATCGGATCTAAAATGGTCTATGAGGCTTTAGCAAAAGTCCAAGAAGAAGAGAAAAAGTTTAACCCTCTAGATAACTATACTTTGCTAATTTTAGCTATTGCTACGAGCATTGATGCTCTAGTGGCGGGGGTTAGTTTTTCTCTGTTGGAAGTTGCCCTAATTCCAGTGGTGACAATTATTGGCATGACTACTTTTTCCCTGTGTTTTTGTGGGGTATTAATTGGGCATCATTGCGGGGATTTATTCCGCTCTAAGGTGGAACTTATTGGCGGTTTGTTGTTAATTGCTATTGGGGTGAAGATATTGCTTGAAAATATTTGGGTAGTGGGGGGGTAA